One segment of Nostoc piscinale CENA21 DNA contains the following:
- a CDS encoding SdrD B-like domain-containing protein, translated as MSLTNELLQALKSTLPDNNVNIVVAYPGSGGDGPSYVDLTITNGNFLNGLYDTYCIDANQTIVPGQTYQAQVYSSYDDPLPTGIIDKPQNLDEINWLINQKFVGQTSSGGFGAYTSGDLQVAIWTLLENSFSSGILSTVGAYNQNRVNELVNTALQNGAGFVPGISQNGIPQDIAIIVVPVNQAGTNVAQSTINILKTAALGDFVWEDLNANGIQDGNEAGVEGVTVTLIGGGKDGVIGTADDTTVTTTTDANGSYLFPLLLPGVEYQVTFSNLPTGFVFTPSNQGNDTTDSDADPLTGQTQIIKLNPHEFNRTIDAGIYRKASLGDFVFNDANNNGIQDTGEVGVGAVKVELINPSNGNVIATTTTDGSGGYQFSNLTPGNYQVRFTAPTGYVFSAANQGNDDALDSDANPSTGITQTVTLTSGEFNGTLDAGLVALASLGNFVFEDKNANGIQDAGESGISNATVNLLNAAGNVIATTTTDGNGLYSFTNLQPGDYRVQFVQPNGFNGISPQNVGGNDAIDSDGLTSDTVNLSPGENDTTVDAGFYKTAALGDFVFNDANNNGIQDTGEVGVGAVKVELINPSNGNVIATTTTDGSGGYQFSGLIPGTTKSDSQPRQVTYSQQPTKAMMTH; from the coding sequence ATGTCTTTAACTAATGAGCTATTGCAAGCTTTAAAGTCAACATTACCGGACAACAATGTAAATATCGTAGTCGCTTACCCAGGTTCTGGTGGTGATGGGCCAAGCTATGTGGATCTCACAATCACCAATGGTAATTTCCTTAACGGACTATATGACACTTATTGCATTGATGCCAATCAAACTATAGTTCCGGGGCAAACCTACCAAGCGCAAGTTTATTCTAGCTATGATGACCCATTGCCCACAGGGATAATTGATAAACCCCAAAACCTAGATGAGATTAACTGGCTAATCAATCAGAAATTCGTTGGACAAACATCTTCTGGAGGTTTTGGTGCTTATACCTCTGGCGATTTACAGGTAGCTATCTGGACTTTACTGGAGAACAGCTTTTCTTCCGGGATATTAAGTACAGTAGGTGCATATAATCAAAACCGAGTTAATGAGCTGGTTAATACAGCCCTTCAAAATGGTGCAGGCTTTGTACCGGGTATTAGCCAAAATGGCATACCTCAAGATATCGCAATTATTGTTGTTCCTGTTAACCAAGCTGGAACTAATGTTGCACAAAGTACGATTAATATTCTCAAGACGGCAGCTCTAGGTGATTTTGTCTGGGAAGACCTCAATGCTAATGGTATTCAGGATGGCAATGAAGCGGGTGTGGAAGGTGTTACTGTTACCCTCATTGGCGGTGGCAAAGATGGTGTAATCGGTACAGCAGATGACACTACTGTCACCACAACCACAGATGCCAATGGTTCTTATCTATTTCCACTTCTTCTGCCTGGTGTAGAGTACCAAGTTACCTTTAGCAATCTACCAACAGGTTTTGTCTTTACCCCCTCCAATCAAGGTAATGATACAACCGATTCTGATGCTGACCCACTCACCGGTCAGACACAAATCATCAAGCTGAATCCACATGAGTTCAATCGTACTATTGATGCAGGTATCTATAGGAAGGCAAGTTTAGGAGACTTCGTATTCAACGATGCCAACAACAACGGCATTCAAGATACAGGAGAAGTTGGAGTTGGTGCAGTCAAAGTCGAACTCATCAACCCCAGTAATGGTAATGTCATCGCTACAACCACAACCGATGGTAGTGGAGGCTATCAATTCAGTAACCTCACCCCAGGAAACTACCAAGTCAGATTCACAGCCCCGACAGGTTACGTATTCTCAGCAGCCAACCAAGGCAATGATGACGCATTAGACAGTGATGCCAACCCCAGCACAGGTATCACCCAAACAGTCACCCTAACATCAGGAGAATTCAACGGCACATTAGATGCAGGCTTAGTCGCCCTAGCCAGTTTAGGTAATTTCGTCTTTGAAGACAAAAACGCCAACGGCATTCAAGATGCAGGAGAAAGTGGAATTAGCAATGCCACAGTCAACCTGTTAAATGCTGCTGGGAATGTCATCGCCACAACTACAACCGATGGTAATGGACTGTATTCATTCACCAACCTGCAACCAGGAGATTATCGAGTCCAATTTGTGCAACCCAATGGCTTCAACGGTATTAGTCCACAGAATGTGGGTGGAAACGATGCCATTGATAGTGATGGATTAACCTCCGATACAGTCAACCTGTCACCAGGAGAAAATGACACCACAGTTGATGCTGGGTTCTACAAAACAGCAGCATTAGGAGACTTCGTATTCAACGATGCCAACAACAACGGCATTCAAGATACAGGAGAAGTTGGAGTTGGTGCAGTCAAAGTCGAACTCATCAACCCCAGTAATGGTAATGTCATCGCTACAACCACAACCGATGGTAGTGGAGGCTATCAATTCAGTGGCTTAATTCCAGGAACTACCAAGTCAGATTCACAGCCCCGACAGGTTACGTATTCTCAGCAGCCAACCAAGGCAATGATGACGCATTAG
- a CDS encoding beta strand repeat-containing protein encodes MKVSFISLGLIGAIFLSIICNRSVQAEVIPDGTLNTIVTGSNSYTITGGTVVDKNLFHSFSQFSIPSNGSVTFSYSGNIQNIFSRVTGNSVSYIDGSINANANLFLLNPAGIIFSKNASLNISGSFIATTANSIKFADGTEFSAVSPQTNTLLTMSVPIGLQMGNHPSPIQVQGTGHSLDTNNSFAPLIRNPSSTKLQVQSGKTLALVGGNINLNGATLITETGQIALGSLGGAGLVSLVPTTQGYKLEYEQGQSFADIQLTQKSLLDVSGFNSGAVQLQGRNINFTDGSLIFSKNYGNLPSGDIHLQASEAIAIIGTTPDAKIRSWIRSEALGTGTSANISIITPFLTLQEGSAINTVTFGSANSGNIQIKAADIEVSGFSPLNPTGVTSIATSTYGKGTAGNLLIDGNNLLVSEGASLSSVTFGRGSSGQVIVRNQNTTVMGENPSGLYSSISLTSFATGNTQDLIIDTGKLQILNGGSIGSSVFFQGNAGNVQINAREAIAISGSSSNNNSNINSSAVRLSPQLRQLFVLPDILTANAGNVSINTPKLTLTDNGTVSVTSQGTGNAGNLHINADQIQLKNQALIQAQTESGNGGDINLQVGSLLLMRDRSKITATAGGTGNGGNININAPIIVGLEDSDIIANAVRGRGGNIQIITQGIIGLEYRPQLTPENDITASSQFGVNGTVQVNNVGVDPNSGLVELPANVSDPSQQIASGCADTNGSSFVATGRGGVPQNPTQEVRSDRTWSDTRDISAFHTPKPAQTQIPKSPETLVQATGVYRRNDGTIELVANKSSIPLPTQLTCKAVPQ; translated from the coding sequence GTTCAAGCGGAAGTCATACCTGATGGTACTCTCAATACCATTGTGACTGGCAGTAATAGTTACACCATTACGGGCGGTACTGTTGTTGACAAGAACTTATTTCATAGCTTCAGCCAATTTTCTATTCCCAGCAACGGCTCTGTCACCTTCAGTTATAGTGGCAATATCCAAAACATTTTTAGTCGCGTCACTGGCAATAGTGTTTCTTACATTGATGGCAGCATTAACGCCAATGCCAATTTATTTTTACTTAACCCAGCAGGGATTATTTTTAGTAAAAATGCCAGTTTGAATATTAGTGGTTCCTTTATAGCGACAACTGCAAATAGTATCAAGTTTGCCGATGGAACTGAATTTAGTGCGGTTAGTCCACAAACAAATACATTATTGACTATGAGTGTTCCTATTGGACTGCAAATGGGTAATCATCCCTCACCGATACAAGTCCAAGGTACAGGACATAGCTTAGATACTAACAATAGTTTTGCTCCTTTAATTAGGAATCCTAGCTCAACAAAATTGCAAGTACAGTCTGGCAAAACCCTGGCACTAGTGGGTGGTAATATCAATTTGAATGGCGCTACCTTAATCACTGAAACAGGGCAAATAGCATTAGGTAGTTTAGGTGGTGCAGGATTAGTTAGTTTAGTACCAACTACCCAAGGCTATAAATTGGAGTATGAGCAGGGACAAAGTTTTGCCGATATTCAACTGACGCAAAAATCTCTATTAGATGTGAGTGGGTTTAACTCCGGTGCAGTTCAACTTCAGGGCAGAAATATCAACTTTACTGATGGTTCATTGATTTTTTCCAAGAATTATGGCAACCTACCCAGTGGAGATATTCATTTGCAAGCATCAGAAGCGATCGCTATAATTGGCACCACACCCGATGCTAAAATTCGCAGTTGGATTCGCTCGGAAGCCTTGGGAACGGGTACCAGCGCCAATATTAGTATCATCACTCCCTTTTTGACACTCCAAGAAGGTTCAGCAATAAATACTGTCACTTTTGGATCTGCTAACAGTGGCAACATTCAGATAAAAGCAGCAGATATAGAGGTATCAGGTTTTTCACCTCTTAATCCTACTGGTGTAACTTCCATTGCCACTAGTACCTATGGAAAAGGAACGGCTGGTAATCTCTTAATTGATGGGAATAATTTATTAGTATCTGAGGGAGCCTCTTTATCTTCGGTGACATTTGGTCGAGGCTCCAGTGGTCAGGTGATAGTTCGTAATCAAAATACTACAGTCATGGGCGAAAACCCTTCTGGGCTTTATAGCAGTATTAGTCTAACTAGTTTTGCGACTGGAAATACCCAAGATTTGATTATAGATACTGGCAAATTACAAATATTGAATGGTGGATCAATTGGTTCATCGGTATTCTTTCAAGGTAATGCCGGAAACGTCCAAATCAATGCCAGGGAGGCGATCGCCATTAGTGGTAGCAGTAGTAACAATAACAGTAATATCAATTCTTCTGCTGTCCGTTTAAGTCCCCAGTTACGGCAATTGTTTGTTTTACCAGATATACTGACGGCAAATGCTGGTAATGTCAGCATTAATACACCTAAGCTGACATTAACTGATAATGGAACAGTCAGTGTTACTAGTCAAGGTACTGGTAACGCAGGCAATCTGCATATCAACGCAGATCAGATTCAATTAAAAAATCAAGCTTTAATTCAGGCACAAACAGAATCTGGTAATGGTGGTGATATTAACTTGCAAGTAGGAAGTTTGCTGCTGATGCGCGATCGCAGTAAAATTACGGCCACAGCAGGCGGTACGGGTAATGGCGGTAATATCAATATCAATGCACCCATCATCGTCGGTTTAGAAGATAGTGACATTATTGCCAATGCTGTTCGAGGTAGAGGTGGCAATATTCAAATCATCACTCAGGGGATTATCGGCTTAGAATATCGTCCGCAACTGACACCAGAAAATGATATTACTGCCAGTTCCCAATTTGGGGTGAATGGTACAGTGCAAGTAAATAACGTTGGTGTTGATCCCAATTCAGGTTTAGTAGAGTTGCCAGCAAATGTAAGTGACCCATCTCAACAAATTGCTAGCGGATGTGCAGATACCAACGGTAGTAGTTTTGTCGCTACAGGGCGCGGTGGTGTACCGCAAAATCCGACGCAGGAAGTGAGGAGCGATCGCACCTGGTCAGATACTCGTGATATCTCTGCATTCCACACCCCAAAACCAGCACAAACACAAATACCAAAATCTCCAGAAACGCTTGTCCAAGCAACAGGTGTATATCGTCGGAATGATGGTACAATTGAACTAGTGGCTAATAAATCTTCTATTCCCCTACCAACACAATTAACCTGTAAAGCCGTTCCTCAATAG